Proteins from one Listeria weihenstephanensis genomic window:
- a CDS encoding multicopper oxidase domain-containing protein has protein sequence MYMMFFGSSIFILVAMAVIWSVFFFKGTRALFIVNGFFFIAWCAVALLASLTIGWEFIRQIFGMLAPMVLSPILLVLIFREHTSWRTVTKRYAIFISWFAVFMIAFQIPAFPSVREYFECFGVPIFAFFLLYAWNKWLADRAKRSWLIVGSVFTILAFISVSLIWNANEMKADGQDMIMDWGGGNATKLQNQTDVTTLTGPSKADVTKRYRFTAAKKRMTVPDGTKKEVWLFNGEMTGPAIRVKQGDVVEVTLMNKDIADGVTIHWHGYDVPISEDGVPDISQKAVGVGESHTYRFKADKVGTFWYHSHSQSSEQVGHGLFGSLVVEPKDRTQNELEIVGFVAPKYIDKDGALLSANGSLPKTVKPGTKVRIRLGNAHNKPQKIILNGASYQVAAIDGNAIYRPTNLKDTYLQVPAGGRMDITFTMPNHAVRLFDAKDEAGGWEFQSTTRTTEASHDIPKEVFKPEQYGEQKATGLDLSRGFDREFTMVFDSKLAFFDGMVHHLWTINGMLYPNTPMLMVSEGDLVKTTFINRSYGHHPMHLHGHTMLVLTRNGEATTGSPWWTDTLNVKPGETYEVAFKADNPGIWMDHCHNLDHATNGMMMHLQYDNVYTPFSGHTHE, from the coding sequence ATGTATATGATGTTTTTTGGGAGTTCTATTTTTATACTGGTGGCAATGGCAGTTATTTGGTCAGTTTTTTTCTTTAAAGGTACCAGAGCTTTATTTATCGTAAATGGCTTTTTTTTCATAGCTTGGTGTGCCGTTGCGCTACTTGCAAGCCTGACTATTGGTTGGGAATTTATTCGGCAAATTTTTGGGATGTTAGCACCAATGGTTTTGTCTCCAATTTTGCTAGTCTTGATTTTTCGGGAACACACGAGCTGGCGAACGGTGACAAAACGGTATGCGATTTTCATATCTTGGTTTGCTGTTTTTATGATTGCTTTCCAAATACCTGCATTTCCGAGCGTTAGGGAATATTTCGAATGTTTTGGTGTACCAATTTTCGCATTCTTTCTATTATATGCATGGAATAAATGGCTGGCAGATCGAGCAAAGCGTAGCTGGCTTATTGTTGGTAGTGTCTTTACAATTCTTGCTTTTATTTCCGTGTCGCTCATATGGAACGCAAATGAAATGAAGGCTGATGGGCAAGATATGATTATGGATTGGGGCGGTGGAAATGCGACGAAATTGCAGAATCAAACGGATGTAACTACCTTGACTGGACCGAGTAAAGCGGACGTAACCAAGCGCTATCGTTTTACAGCGGCAAAAAAAAGGATGACGGTTCCTGATGGGACGAAAAAAGAAGTATGGCTTTTTAATGGAGAAATGACCGGGCCTGCGATTCGCGTAAAACAGGGGGATGTCGTGGAGGTAACTTTAATGAACAAAGATATTGCGGATGGCGTTACGATTCATTGGCATGGATATGACGTACCGATCTCAGAAGATGGTGTCCCGGATATCTCGCAAAAAGCAGTCGGGGTTGGGGAGAGTCATACGTACCGTTTCAAAGCGGATAAAGTGGGGACATTTTGGTACCATTCTCACAGTCAGTCTTCCGAACAAGTAGGTCATGGTTTATTTGGGTCGCTCGTTGTTGAACCAAAAGACAGGACACAAAATGAACTCGAAATCGTGGGCTTCGTTGCTCCGAAATATATAGATAAAGATGGCGCACTACTATCAGCTAATGGAAGTTTGCCGAAAACTGTAAAACCAGGTACTAAAGTCAGAATCCGTCTTGGAAATGCACATAATAAGCCACAAAAAATCATTCTGAACGGAGCTTCGTATCAAGTGGCTGCGATTGACGGGAACGCCATCTATCGACCAACAAATCTAAAAGATACGTACTTACAGGTGCCAGCTGGCGGACGCATGGATATTACATTCACGATGCCAAATCATGCAGTGCGGTTATTTGATGCAAAAGATGAGGCAGGAGGATGGGAATTCCAATCGACGACGAGAACAACCGAAGCTTCTCATGATATTCCAAAAGAAGTTTTCAAACCGGAGCAATACGGTGAACAAAAAGCAACAGGATTAGATTTATCTCGTGGATTTGATCGTGAATTTACGATGGTATTTGACAGTAAGTTAGCCTTTTTCGACGGTATGGTGCATCATTTATGGACGATTAACGGCATGCTTTATCCAAACACACCGATGCTCATGGTCAGTGAGGGGGATCTAGTGAAGACGACGTTTATCAATAGGAGTTATGGTCACCACCCGATGCACTTACACGGACATACCATGCTTGTTCTGACGCGTAATGGGGAAGCGACAACGGGTAGTCCTTGGTGGACAGACACTCTAAACGTAAAGCCTGGTGAGACATATGAAGTCGCATTTAAAGCTGATAATCCAGGAATTTGGATGGATCATTGCCATAACTTGGACCATGCGACCAACGGAATGATGATGCACCTGCAGTATGACAATGTGTACACACCATTTTCTGGACATACGCACGAATAA
- the rpsB gene encoding 30S ribosomal protein S2: protein MPVISMKQLLEAGVHFGHQTRRWNPKMKKYIFTERNGIYIIDLQKTVKKVDEAFNFMKEISADGGTILFVGTKKQAQDSVRDEAIRSGQYFVNHRWLGGTLTNFETIQKRIKHLKKIEKMEEDGTFEVLPKKEVVLLKKEQEKLERFLGGIKDMKGLPDALFIVDPRKERIAVAEARKLHIPIIGIVDTNCDPDEIDYVIPANDDAIRAVKLLTARMADAIIEVNQGEEQEVPVEEVKAPVVEEKPAAPVAEEPTTEA from the coding sequence ATGCCTGTTATTTCAATGAAACAATTGTTAGAAGCTGGGGTACATTTCGGCCACCAAACACGTCGCTGGAACCCAAAAATGAAGAAATATATCTTCACAGAAAGAAACGGTATCTACATTATCGATTTACAAAAAACTGTTAAGAAAGTAGACGAAGCTTTCAATTTCATGAAAGAAATCTCTGCTGACGGTGGAACAATCCTTTTTGTAGGAACTAAAAAACAAGCGCAAGATTCAGTACGTGATGAAGCGATCCGTTCAGGTCAATATTTCGTTAACCATCGTTGGTTAGGTGGAACATTGACAAACTTTGAAACAATCCAAAAACGTATTAAACATCTTAAGAAAATCGAAAAAATGGAAGAAGACGGTACTTTCGAAGTCCTTCCTAAAAAAGAAGTTGTTCTACTTAAGAAAGAACAAGAGAAATTAGAAAGATTCCTAGGCGGTATTAAAGATATGAAAGGTCTTCCAGATGCTTTGTTCATCGTTGACCCTCGTAAAGAACGTATTGCTGTTGCAGAAGCTCGTAAATTACACATCCCGATTATCGGTATTGTAGATACAAACTGTGATCCAGATGAAATTGATTACGTAATTCCTGCAAATGACGATGCTATCCGCGCGGTTAAACTTTTAACTGCTAGAATGGCTGATGCTATCATCGAAGTAAACCAAGGTGAAGAGCAAGAAGTTCCTGTTGAAGAAGTAAAAGCTCCAGTTGTTGAAGAAAAACCTGCAGCACCAGTTGCTGAAGAACCAACAACAGAAGCATAA
- the murB gene encoding UDP-N-acetylmuramate dehydrogenase, whose protein sequence is MEQLKQEIPTLIVKPNEDLAAYTFTKTGGQADLFVMPTSHQLAAETIKFANTNNVPLTILGNGSNLIIKDGGIRGIVMYLDALHAIKREGTKVIAGCGAKIIDVSRFALEASLSGLEFACGIPGSVGGALYMNAGAYGGEISDVLIEATVLTPTGELKYLQKDQLEAKYRKSSIADNHYVVLEAVFELTLAEPHTIRLKMEELTEMREAKQPLEYPSCGSVFKRPPGHFAGKLIQDAGLQGHQIGGAQVSMKHAGFIVNIDHASATDYMELIDHVQKTVSEKSGVLLETEVKIIGEDK, encoded by the coding sequence ATGGAACAATTAAAGCAAGAAATTCCAACACTTATTGTAAAACCGAATGAAGATTTAGCGGCGTATACTTTCACAAAAACGGGCGGCCAGGCAGACTTATTTGTTATGCCGACAAGTCATCAATTAGCTGCTGAAACGATTAAATTCGCCAATACAAATAACGTACCACTAACCATTCTCGGAAACGGATCGAACCTGATTATTAAAGACGGCGGGATTCGTGGGATTGTGATGTACTTAGATGCGCTTCATGCGATTAAACGGGAAGGTACGAAGGTCATTGCTGGCTGTGGTGCTAAAATCATCGATGTCTCTCGCTTTGCATTAGAAGCCTCACTGAGCGGTTTAGAATTCGCTTGTGGTATTCCAGGTTCCGTCGGTGGTGCGCTCTACATGAACGCTGGCGCTTACGGTGGCGAAATATCTGACGTGTTAATCGAAGCTACGGTACTAACACCAACTGGTGAGTTGAAATATCTTCAAAAAGACCAGTTAGAAGCCAAATATCGCAAAAGTTCGATCGCAGACAATCATTACGTTGTACTAGAAGCCGTATTTGAATTAACGCTCGCTGAACCACATACGATCCGCTTAAAAATGGAAGAGCTAACAGAAATGCGCGAAGCAAAACAACCACTAGAATATCCTTCATGTGGTAGTGTATTCAAACGTCCACCAGGTCATTTTGCGGGGAAACTCATTCAAGATGCTGGTTTACAAGGTCATCAAATTGGCGGAGCACAAGTGTCCATGAAGCATGCTGGATTTATCGTGAACATCGATCATGCATCAGCAACAGATTATATGGAGCTTATCGATCACGTGCAGAAGACAGTTTCAGAAAAATCCGGTGTTTTGCTTGAAACTGAAGTAAAAATTATTGGAGAAGATAAGTAA
- the tsf gene encoding translation elongation factor Ts, translated as MANVTAQMVKELREKTGAGMMDCKKALVEVDGDMDLAIDYLREKGIAKAAKKSDRIATEGMTSVVSNDKHVAVLEINAETDFVAKNDQFIQLVQDISNQLLTVRPDNLDEALKTEMPNGQSLQDYINEAIQKIGERISLRRFEIKEKVADHAFGEYIHMGGRIGVLVVLEGTSDDAIAKDVAMHVAAINPKYISRNDVSQDEIAHERKILTEQALNEGKPANIVEKMVEGRLTKYLSEISLEDQPFVKNPDVTVGQFVKEKGATIKSFVRFEVGEGLEKKEDNFVEEVMNQVKK; from the coding sequence ATGGCTAACGTTACAGCTCAAATGGTAAAAGAACTACGTGAAAAAACTGGTGCAGGTATGATGGATTGTAAAAAAGCATTAGTAGAAGTAGATGGAGATATGGATTTAGCAATCGACTACCTACGTGAAAAAGGTATTGCGAAAGCTGCTAAAAAATCAGATCGTATCGCGACAGAAGGTATGACAAGTGTTGTCAGCAATGACAAACATGTTGCAGTACTTGAAATCAACGCGGAAACAGATTTTGTAGCTAAAAATGACCAATTCATTCAATTAGTACAAGACATTTCAAACCAACTACTAACTGTTCGTCCAGATAACTTAGATGAAGCCTTAAAAACGGAAATGCCTAATGGGCAATCTTTACAAGACTACATCAATGAAGCAATCCAAAAAATCGGTGAAAGAATTTCTCTTCGTCGTTTTGAAATTAAAGAAAAAGTTGCTGATCACGCATTTGGCGAATACATTCACATGGGTGGACGTATTGGTGTATTAGTAGTTCTTGAAGGAACTTCTGATGACGCGATTGCGAAAGATGTTGCAATGCACGTTGCAGCAATTAATCCTAAATACATTTCTCGTAATGACGTTTCTCAAGACGAAATTGCGCACGAAAGAAAAATCCTTACAGAGCAAGCTCTTAACGAAGGCAAACCAGCTAACATCGTTGAAAAAATGGTCGAAGGTCGCTTAACGAAATACCTTAGCGAAATTAGCCTAGAAGATCAACCATTCGTTAAAAATCCAGACGTAACTGTAGGCCAATTTGTTAAAGAAAAAGGCGCTACAATCAAATCATTCGTTCGCTTTGAAGTCGGCGAAGGATTAGAGAAAAAAGAAGACAACTTTGTTGAAGAAGTTATGAATCAAGTGAAAAAATAA
- a CDS encoding class I SAM-dependent methyltransferase gives MEDNIFERMAKNYDSESRIELANIVASRVKKELMEAKNKTLIDYGSGTGLIGLQLTDLVNSITLIDSSEGMVEIIRDKIAQTNIQNARTLVADFTKDVSATKADIILVSLVLLHIPDTKLILERLYGTLNDGGKLIIVDFDKNERIDHPTVHNGFDANELKKWLASTGFESTDIDIFYHGEKVFMKQDADMFIAVSYK, from the coding sequence ATGGAAGATAATATTTTTGAAAGAATGGCAAAAAATTATGATTCAGAAAGCCGGATCGAACTCGCTAATATCGTTGCCAGCAGAGTAAAGAAAGAATTGATGGAAGCTAAAAATAAAACACTCATCGATTATGGAAGTGGAACTGGACTAATTGGTTTACAGCTAACGGATCTGGTGAACTCCATTACACTAATTGATTCCTCAGAAGGCATGGTAGAGATAATCCGTGATAAAATAGCACAAACTAATATTCAAAATGCGCGGACATTAGTTGCAGATTTCACGAAGGACGTTAGTGCAACCAAAGCGGATATTATTTTAGTTTCGCTGGTTCTTTTACATATTCCAGATACTAAACTCATTTTAGAAAGATTGTATGGAACTTTAAATGATGGAGGAAAGCTAATTATTGTTGACTTTGATAAAAATGAACGCATTGATCATCCTACTGTTCATAATGGTTTTGATGCAAATGAACTCAAAAAATGGCTTGCGAGTACTGGCTTTGAGTCGACTGATATCGATATATTTTATCATGGCGAAAAAGTATTCATGAAGCAAGATGCTGATATGTTTATAGCTGTTAGTTATAAATAG